The Natranaeroarchaeum aerophilus region GCGGGGACGGAGAAGGAGACTGAATTGACGCTGCTTTCCTGTACGGAAACCGGCACAGCCGCCGGCGAGTCCGTTGCGGCCGACAGCTTCGGTCTCAGTGCGATCCAGGGGATCGGATCGAAGACGGGAGAGACGCTCCGTAACCGGGGCATTACGACCCGAACCGATCTCGTCGAAACGTCGATCTCCGCGCTATCCGAACTTCCCGGTGTCGGTCGGGAGTCGGCCGAGACGATGCACGCCCACGCGGACGTGATCGACACCGGCGATCCGTTACGGTTGACAAACGAGTCCCTCCCTGCGGCGCGAAACGGCCGGTCACCGATCTGTCTCGACATCGAGACAGACGGGCTCTCGCCGACCGTGGTCTGGCAGTTCGGAATCTACAATCCCGAGACTGACGAGTACACCGCGTTCGTCGAGGACGAGACGCCGACCGAGCCCGGCCGGAACGTCCGGCGGTTCTGTGACTACCTCTTTGGCACTCACGCAGATCGGACGCTTCTGACGTGGAACGGCGACGGCTTCGATTATCCAGTCATCGAGCGGTTTCTCCGCCAGCATGCCCCCGAGTACGTCGACGCGTGGGACGACCTCTGGAAACACGATCTCTACTCGTGGGCGGTCAGAGAGAGCAACGCGCTCTTGCCTGGACGGACAAACAAACTCGACGATGTGGCCCGCGCGCTCGGGTACGAGGACGCGGAGACGGGACTGACAGGTGCACAGACGGCCGCAGCATACCAGCGATTCATGCGCACGCCCGACGATCCGGCCGCGAAACCCGACTGGGAGCGCCACCGACGGTACTGCGAAGACGACTGCCGAGCGCTCTGGCACGTCTGGCAGGCGATCGAAGACGCCAGACGCCGCGACCCGAGCGACAGTGCGACCGACACCGGCGGCCAGCAGACCGGACTCACTGAGTTCTAATGACTAGCGACCCATCCACAACGACCATCGATATCGAGCGCCTGATCGAGACGTTCCCGCGAGAGGGTGTCTCACTCGACTCGCAGTCTATCACGTACCGGCCACTTCCGCCCCGTGAGGCCGATACAGTCCCGGCAAGCGAGGTACTCCGCCCCGGTCTCTCCGACCGATACCCCTACGAGCCGTTCAGTCATCAGGCGGACGCGCTCTCCCTGCTCGACAGCGGTGAGAACGTCACCGTCGCCACATCAACGTCATCGGGAAAGACCGACATCTACGCGCTGCAGATCGCCCGGAACCTACTGGATGCTGGCGTGATCTCGCCCGATGGTTCTCGAACCGGTGAGGACGGCGCGACGGCACTGTGTATCTACCCGACGAAGGCGCTGGCGGCCGACCAGCACGAGGCGCTGGAGGATCTCTACGACGAGATGGACCTCGACATCCGGATCGGGCGATACGACGGGGACACCCCGCAGGCCGACCGCCGGGAGATTCGAGGGCGGGCAGACGTGATCCTGACGAACCCGATGGGCGTGAGCACGTATTTGCACGACCACGACCGCTGGAGCCGGTTCTACTCGGGACTCGACCTCGTAGTACTCGACGAATCCCACACTCATACCGGCGTGCAGGGGATGCACGTCGCCTGGATACTCCGGCGTCTTCGCCGCGTCGTCGACCACTGGGGCGGGAACCCACAGTACGTGTTGACTTCGGCAACGATCGGTAACCCTGCGGATCACTCCGAACAGCTGCTCGATGAGTCCGTGACGGTCGTCGACGAGGACGGCTCGCCACGCGGACCGCGCGACCTGTTACTGTGGAATCCACCACCGACAGATGGCGGCGATACGCACAGCGACGGGACGGTCTTTGCAGCGGACGAACCGCCGACCGCGCCGGGCGTCGACGGTGGTATCGCTTCACGGCTCCCCGCCTCGGTCGATGCACCGCGCGTCTGGAACCACCTCACCTACCACGGCGTCGACTCCCTGTTGTTCTGTCCGAGCCGAAAGCTCACCGAGATTGCAGTTCAACGGGCCAATGAGCATCGAGAGTCAGCCGGGAGCCAGTACGCGCCGCCACGGCCAGAACTTGCGGCGTACAATGCGGGGATGGGCCGGGTCACGCGTCAGGATCGGGAGGCGTCGTTCAAAGACGGCTCAATAGCTGGTCTCGCGACCACTTCTGCACTGGAACTCGGTATCGACATCGGAGACCTTGACGGCGTCGTCCTGCTCGGCTATCCAGGCCAGCGCCAGCGGTTCTGGCAGCGGATCGGCCGCGCGGGACGAGCGGGGTCCCGAAGCATCGGCGTGCTCGTGGCCGACCACCGCACTCTCGACCAGTACGTTATCGACAACCCCGAGTACCTCCTCGATACCGATGTCGAGGATGCAGTCGTGGATACCGGCAACGACGCCGTCTTCGCTCAGCATCTACTCTGTGCGGCCGACGAGATTGCCCTGGACGAGTC contains the following coding sequences:
- a CDS encoding ribonuclease H-like domain-containing protein, which encodes MAYGTSLDLLSIPGASSYLSATAIEDALEYFDPEVICLTGEFDPSLYGGVRTVTDVPVIAPSAGMGDVTHHRRLDDGSVVEANTIDTPGATHDLLTVRDRRVLDDLPAEFSDGQDSAADTATVLVVPNLGVEYDPTTLSARLPGIDALAAIQEAATGPLTVLAGRQPANYHHVWESDYGAPRVTVHGMGAGTEKETELTLLSCTETGTAAGESVAADSFGLSAIQGIGSKTGETLRNRGITTRTDLVETSISALSELPGVGRESAETMHAHADVIDTGDPLRLTNESLPAARNGRSPICLDIETDGLSPTVVWQFGIYNPETDEYTAFVEDETPTEPGRNVRRFCDYLFGTHADRTLLTWNGDGFDYPVIERFLRQHAPEYVDAWDDLWKHDLYSWAVRESNALLPGRTNKLDDVARALGYEDAETGLTGAQTAAAYQRFMRTPDDPAAKPDWERHRRYCEDDCRALWHVWQAIEDARRRDPSDSATDTGGQQTGLTEF
- a CDS encoding DEAD/DEAH box helicase, with the protein product MTSDPSTTTIDIERLIETFPREGVSLDSQSITYRPLPPREADTVPASEVLRPGLSDRYPYEPFSHQADALSLLDSGENVTVATSTSSGKTDIYALQIARNLLDAGVISPDGSRTGEDGATALCIYPTKALAADQHEALEDLYDEMDLDIRIGRYDGDTPQADRREIRGRADVILTNPMGVSTYLHDHDRWSRFYSGLDLVVLDESHTHTGVQGMHVAWILRRLRRVVDHWGGNPQYVLTSATIGNPADHSEQLLDESVTVVDEDGSPRGPRDLLLWNPPPTDGGDTHSDGTVFAADEPPTAPGVDGGIASRLPASVDAPRVWNHLTYHGVDSLLFCPSRKLTEIAVQRANEHRESAGSQYAPPRPELAAYNAGMGRVTRQDREASFKDGSIAGLATTSALELGIDIGDLDGVVLLGYPGQRQRFWQRIGRAGRAGSRSIGVLVADHRTLDQYVIDNPEYLLDTDVEDAVVDTGNDAVFAQHLLCAADEIALDESDIGPFAGEERLRAGVRMWRRTGRLTGYLDAVVHYAGARRPQTEVSIYGTGGDEYELRLADGVDESAVVEFDAENVAQNRAYRDYHEGAVRLFDGEQFEVTGVHDDRPQPSIELKPVDREYYTRTLTDVNVVDAESEQSREVNGFRLHFGTGTVLVHHHSYDQVYIESNEPKERMLPTNRPPISMETQLCWVEVPENVEQGLLAKYRESGTETGVDLERADAPQIGYVAGLHAAEHAMIKAAPLELLVDQNDLGGLSTLVLDSHYASPEHDELGATASQSMDAVEAVIANRAAESDGTASGWFLYDGVEGGIGFARAIYEEFETLSAHARDRLEDCECGRPDGCPACTYSENCGNDNAPLLRDSAIDVFEHLLGERSPEDLDEGDESERRPALFYA